The Thermoplasmata archaeon genomic interval CGTGCACTGTGCGCACACCCCCGGCGGGCGTACACCCTGCGCGACCTCTCCCGGACGCTCGGTCTCTCCCTCGGCACGACCGTCCCGGCGATCGAAGATCTCCTGGGCTCGCGAGTCGTGACGACGCAGCGCGTCGGACGCTCCCGCACCGTACGGCTGAACGAGAGACACCCCCTGGCGGGAGCGCTGAAGGCCCTCTTCCGCGAGGAGGCAGACGCCCTCGTCCGCGCCGCCCGGTCGTTCGCGGACGCCCTCCCCTCCCAGGGCCTGAAGGCCGCCGTCCTCTTCGGGTCCGCGGCGCGGGGGGAGGCCTCCGCCCGCAGCGATGTGGACGTCCTCGTCGTGGTCGACGAGCCGCGACGGGCCGAGGCGATCCTTCGCGAGGCGGGGTCCATGCTCGACCGTCTCGATGCCGCGGTCTCGCCCCTCGTCCTCACGGAGCGCGAGGTGGACCGCCGGATCGCGGCGTTCGATCCCCTCCTGGAGACGATCGCCGCGGAGGGTAAACTCCTCCGCGGGAGGGCCCCGTGGCTCGGACGGTGAGGCGCGAGGCGGCGTCCGCGTACCTCGCGCAGGCGCGGGAGTTCTTGGCGTCCGCCCGCTCGAACCTCGAAGA includes:
- a CDS encoding nucleotidyltransferase domain-containing protein translates to MLEDLVGSRAKVRILRALCAHPRRAYTLRDLSRTLGLSLGTTVPAIEDLLGSRVVTTQRVGRSRTVRLNERHPLAGALKALFREEADALVRAARSFADALPSQGLKAAVLFGSAARGEASARSDVDVLVVVDEPRRAEAILREAGSMLDRLDAAVSPLVLTEREVDRRIAAFDPLLETIAAEGKLLRGRAPWLGR